A portion of the Chelmon rostratus isolate fCheRos1 chromosome 15, fCheRos1.pri, whole genome shotgun sequence genome contains these proteins:
- the wdr20a gene encoding WD repeat-containing protein 20, which produces MLISKMAAEGGGKEMNEIKTQFTTREGVYKLLTHSEYSRPNRVPFNSQGSNPVKVSFVNVNDQSGNGDRICFNVGRELYFYIYKGVRKAADLSKPIDKRIYKGTQPTCHDFNHLTATAESVSLLVGFSAGQVQLIDPIKKETSKLFNEERLIDKSRVTCVKWVPGSESLFLVSHASGNMYLYNVEHTCGTTAPHYQLLKQGENYSVHTCKSKSTRNPLLKWTVGEGALNEFAFSPDGKFLACVSQDGFLRVFNFDAVELHGTMKSYFGGLLCVCWSPDGKYIVAGGEDDLVTVWSFLDCRVIARGHGHKSWVSVVAFDHYTTSVEESDPMEFSGSDEDFQDQMIHFGRDRANSTQSRLSKRNSTDSRPVSVTYRFGSVGQDTQLCLWDLTEDILFPHLPLSRTRTHTNVMNATSPPAGATIITNTSSNTTNGNNSGANTPGINSLSTTLPRSNSLPHSAGTTTTANNTNKAGSGGGGIGSGIMDSAIATGVSKFATLSLHDRKERHHEKDHKRNHSMGHISSKSSDKLNLLTKTKTDPAKTLGTLLCPRMEDVPLLEPLICKKIAHERLTVLIFLEDCLVTACQEGFICTWARPGKVGLLSSQNQASSPSGTVV; this is translated from the exons ATGTTAATTTCAAAGATGGCggcggagggaggagggaaggagatgaACGAAATTAAAACTCAGTTCACCACTCGGGAAGGCGTCTACAAACTCCTCACTCACTCCGAATACAGCCGTCCTAACAGGGTGCCTTTCAACTCGCAAGGCTCCAACCCCGTCAAGGTCTCCTTCGTGAACGTCAACGACCAGTCGGGCAACGGCGACAGGATCTGTTTCAATGTGGGCCGTGAGCTCTACTTCTACATCTACAAAGGCGTTAGAAAG GCTGCAGACCTGAGCAAGCCCATAGACAAGCGCATCTACAAGGGAACGCAGCCCACCTGTCATGACTTCAACCACCTCACGGCCACAGCAGAGAGTGTGTCCTTGCTGGTGGGTTTCTCAGCAGGGCAGGTACAGCTCATTGACCCCATCAAGAAGGAAACAAGCAAGCTCTTCAATGAGGAG AGACTAATTGATAAGTCCAGAGTAACATGCGTGAAATGGGTGCCAGGCTCTGAGAGCCTGTTTCTGGTCTCTCATGCCAGTGGGAATATGTACCTGTACAACGTGGAGCATACATGTGGCACCACGGCACCACACTACCAGCTGCTTAAACAGGGAGAGAACTACTCTGTACATACTTGTAAGAGTAAATCCACACGGAACCCTCTCCTTAAATGGACAGTGGGTGAGGGGGCTCTGAATGAGTTTGCCTTCTCTCCAGATGGGAAGTTCCTAGCATGTGTTAGCCAAGACGGCTTCCTACGGGTGTTCAACTTTGACGCGGTTGAGCTTCACGGCACCATGAAGAGCTACTTTGGTggcttgttgtgtgtgtgctggagccCCGATGGAAAGTACATAGTTGCAGGTGGAGAGGACGATCTAGTGACTGTGTGGTCATTCTTGGACTGCAGAGTCATTGCCCGAGGTCACGGGCACAAGTCATGGGTGAGTGTGGTGGCATTCGACCATTACACCACCAGCGTGGAAGAGAGTGACCCAATGGAGTTCAGTGGCAGTGATGAGGACTTCCAGGATCAGATGATCCACTTTGGACGAGACCGGGCCAACAGCACGCAGTCTCGGCTCTCCAAGCGCAACTCCACGGACAGCCGGCCTGTTAGTGTCACATACCGGTTTGGCTCAGTGGGCCAGGACACTCAGCTGTGCCTATGGGACCTCACTGAGGACATCCTTTTTCCCCATCTTCCACTCTCACGGACACGAACACACACGAACGTGATGAATGCTACTAGCCCCCCTGCGGGTGCTACAATAATCACTAACACCTCTAGTAACACTACTAATGGAAACAACAGTGGTGCCAATACTCCTGGCATTAACTCCCTCTCTACTACATTACCACGCTCCAACAGCCTACCCCACTCAGCCGgcaccacaacaacagcaaacaataCCAACAAGGCTGGCAGTGGTGGTGGCGGCATCGGCAGTGGAATTATGGACAGTGCCATCGCTACAGGTGTGAGTAAGTTCGCCACACTGTCACTCCACGATCGGAAGGAGCGCCACCACGAGAAGGACCACAAACGCAACCACAGCATGGGCCACATCAGCAGCAAGAGCAGCGACAAGCTCAACCTGctgacaaaaaccaaaacagaccCTGCTAAGACTCTGGGCACTCTGCTGTGCCCGCGCATGGAGGATGTGCCCCTCCTTGAGCCCCTCATCTGTAAAAAGATAGCACACGAGAGACTGACTGTACTCATATTTTTAGAGGACTGTTTAGTGACTGCTTGTCAGGAGGGATTTATTTGCACATGGGCGAGGCCAGGCAAAGTG gGTTTATTGTCATCCCAAAACCAAGCCAGCTCTCCCAGTGGAACAGTAGTATAG
- the LOC121618852 gene encoding MAPK/MAK/MRK overlapping kinase-like, with protein sequence MMHYSNWLIGVKNRASLRNACKTPPNTDWNNKGNVVDVRNNNPLPNEKTAERMVTTHLWKKGYKIIKKIGEGTFSEVVKTQSLKDGKFYACKTMKQTINSMEQANNLREVQAMKRLSPHANIIQLHELIFDKETGTVSLICELMEMNIYEFIQGRETPLPDHTVKNYMYQLCKSLEHMHSCGIFHRDVKPENILIKQNGLKLGDFGSCRSVYSKPPHTEYISTRWYRAPECLLTDGYYSLKMDMWSAGCVFFEIMSLNPLFPGANELDQVAKIHDVLGTPDESILQKFKQSRAMHFNFPPKKGTGISRLIPSCPAPALSLLYQMLAYDPDERITAETALRHTYFREIRLAEKKAESLHRLSGTIDGVESSGMLNSLDHIWRPTRLGKQLRGRHTRQTPLMSHNMKHVAEPLIRRNIPHYPAELPKLNMVLPGPLITSPVSTMPAFAVTHRGSLPAITSKKCQSRLAKPRDESHHAAFKTYYMPPLDRKHGGY encoded by the exons ATGATGCACTACTCAAACTGGCTTATTGGCGTGAAAAACAGGGCAAGTCTTCGAAATGCATGCAAAACACCGCCTAACACCGACTGGAACAATAAGGGGAACGTTGTGGACGTGCGGAATAACAATCCGCTGCCTAACGAAAAGACAGCCGAGCGAATGGTCACCACCCACCTCTGGAAAAAAG GCTACAAAATAATCAAGAAAATCGGGGAGGGCACATTTTCAGAGGTGGTGAAGACACAGAGCCTTAAAGATGGGAAGTTTTACGCATGTAAAACCATGAAGCAGACAATTAACAG TATGGAGCAGGCCAACAACCTGCGGGAAGTCCAGGCAATGAAGAGACTGAGCCCGCATGCAAACATCATCCAGCTACATGAACTGATTTT TGACAAAGAAACTGGAACCGTGTCTTTGATTTGTGAGCTGATGGAGATGAACATCTATGAGTTCATACAAG GAAGAGAAACGCCACTGCCTGACCATACAGTAAAGAACTACATGTACCAGCTCTGCAAGTCGCTTGAACACATGCACAG ctgTGGGATCTTTCACAGGGATGTGAAGCCAGAAAACATCCTGATCAAA CAAAATGGTCTGAAGCTTGGCGACTTCGGCTCGTGTCGGAGTGTGTACTCCAAGCCTCCACACACAGAGTACATCTCCACGCGCTGGTACAGAGCCCCAGAGTGCCTCCTCACTGATGGCTACTATAGCCTAAAGATGGACATGTGGAGTGCTGGTTGTGTCTTCTTTGAGATCATGAG tttaaatcCTCTCTTTCCTGGAGCCAATGAGTTGGACCAGGTTGCCAAGATCCACGATGTGCTGGGGACACCAGATGAAAGCATCCTTCAGAAGTTCAAGCA GTCTAGAGCGATGCATTTCAACTTTCCCCCTAAGAAAGGCACCGGTATCTCACGGTTAATCCCCAGCTGCCCGGCTCCGGCTCTGTCACTGCTCTATCAGATGCTTGCGTATGACCCCGATGAACGCATCACTGCAGAAACAGCCCTGCGGCACACATACTTTAGGGAAATCAG GCTGGCAGAGAAAAAAGCTGAGAGTCTTCACAGACTTTCTGGGACTATAGATGGAGTGGAGAGTAGTGGGATGCTCAACTCCTTAGACCACATCTGGCGCCCAACCAGACTTGGCAAGCAGCTGAGGGGAAGACACACAAGGCAGACACCTTTAATGAGC CACAACATGAAGCATGTAGCAGAGCCCCTCATCAGACGCAACATCCCTCATTATCCAGCAGAGCTGCCCAAGCTCAACATGGTCCTACCAGGACCGCTGATCACCTCCCCAGTCTCCACCATGCCTGCTTTCGCCGTCACCCACCGAGGCTCACTGCCAGCCATCACGTCGAAAAAGTGCCAGTCACGGTTGGCCAAG CCCCGGGATGAGTCACACCACGCAGCTTTCAAGACCTACTACATGCCACCTCTGGATAGGAAACATGGAGGCTACTGA
- the klhdc2 gene encoding kelch domain-containing protein 2, translating into MAEMEEDIGDLPAGVGDNESDRDEDDDMDEEDDEEEVDDEQLLDTEASESFELDTPAERSGHIAVVDRNIMYVWGGYKNAQNHGFFDLYLPRNEIWTYNMESGVWTKHVAGGNLQTSLSGSCGVCVDGVLYLFGGHHARGNTNRIYRLPLRAPSLVWEEMRDLKGLPPSCKDKLGCWVQKNRLIFFGGYGYAAQGSHEGTFEYDESSSLVWDSPGRGWNNHIHILDLETCTWSQPITTGNTPSPRAAHACATVGNRGYVFGGRYKNYRLNDLYYIDLDTWEWHEMSVPQQGPVGRSWHSFTPVSPDHIFLFGGFTTERETLSDAWLYYVSKNEWKPFKHSHTERPRLWHTACSGPDGEVFVFGGCANNLLSHQRAAHSNELIVFNVQPKSLVRFCMEAVLQHRERLSSYWDCLPKHLLHSLKQRMARVNTLGS; encoded by the exons AtggcagagatggaggaagacatTGGAGATCTGCCGGCCGGAGTGGGCGACAATGAGTCtgacagagatgaagatgatgatatgGATGAGGAAGACGacgaggaggaggtggatgatGAACAGCTCTTGGACACCGAAGCATCTGAATCGTTTGAGTTGGATACACCAGCTGAGCGCAGTGGTCACATAGCAGTGGTTGACAGAAACATCATGTATGTGTGGGGTGGATACAAG AATGCCCAAAACCACGGATTCTTTGACTTGTACCTGCCGAGAAATGAGATCTGGACATACAACATGGAGTCAGGAGTATG GACAAAGCATGTGGCCGGAGGTAACCTACAAACATCCCTGTCGGGCAGCTGTGGGGTGTGTGTTGATGGAGTCCTCTACCTATTTGGAGGTCATCACGCCaggggaaacacaaacagg ATCTACCGCCTGCCCCTGAGAGCTCCCAGCCTCGTTTGGGAGGAAATGAGGGATCTTAAAGGACTTCCTCCATCCTGCAAGGACAAGCTAGGGTGCTGGGTTCAGAAAAACAG ACTTATATTCTTTGGGGGCTATGGCTACGCTGCACAAGGATCTCATGAAGGGACTTTTGAATATGATGAATCATCTTCACTGGTG TGGGACAGCCCTGGGCGAGGCTGGAACAACCACATCCATATCCTGGACCTGGAAACATGCACATGGAGCCAGCCAATCACCACG GGAAACACCCCATCACCCAGAGCAGCTCATGCCTGCGCCACAGTTGGTAACAGAGGCTATGTGTTTGGGGGACGATACAAG AACTACAGACTAAATGACCTGTACTACATTGACCTGGACACATGGGAGTGGCACGAAAT GAGCGTTCCCCAGCAGGGTCCTGTGGGCCGGTCTTGGCACTCCTTCACTCCTGTGTCACCGGACCACATCTTCTTGTTTGGAGGTttcaccacagagagagagacgctga GTGATGCTTGGCTGTACTACGTGAGCAAAAATGAATGGAAGCCtttcaaacacagtcacacagagaggCCAAG gctgtgGCACACAGCGTGCTCCGGCCCTGATGGGGAGGTGTTCGTGTTTGGAGGGTGCGCCAACAACCTGTTGTCTCATCAAAGAGCT GCACACAGCAATGAGCTAATAGTTTTCAACGTTCAGCCTAAATCGCTTGTTCG GTTTTGTATGGAGGCCGTTCTGCAGCACAGGGAGCGTTTGTCGAGCTACTGGGACTGCTTGCCCAAACACCTCCTGCACAGCCTCAAACAGAGAATGGCGCGTGTCAACACACTGGGCTCCTAG
- the LOC121617957 gene encoding nuclear export mediator factor Nemf-like has protein sequence MKTRFTTVDIRAVIAEINANYIGMRVNNVYDIDNRTYLIRLQKPDSKAVLLVESGTRIHSTDFEWPKNMMPSGFAMKCRKHLKSRRLTQVKQLGIDRIVDIQFGSDEAAYHLIVELYDRGNIILADHEYTILNLLRFRTAEAEAEDVKIAVRERYPVESARPPEPLISLERLTEILSKASHGDQVKRVLNPHLPYGATLIEHSLIEAGLPGSVKVDSQVDAAQVAPKILEAMQIAETYMEKTENFSGKGYIIQKSEKKPSLTPGKPSEELLTYDEFHPFLFAQHAKSPYVEFDTFDKAVDEFFSKMESQKIDMKALQQEKQALKKLENVKRDHEQRLEALHQAQEVDRLKGELVEMNLPVVERALQVVRSALANQVDWTEIGIIVKEAQAAGDPVACAIKELKLQTNHITMLLKNPYISEEDLEEEEKKDVVEEKGKKNKNKDKGQTKKLQKNKPVLVDVDLGLSAYANAKKYYDYKRSAEKKEHKTIEAADKAMKSAEKKTQKTLKEVQTVTTIQKARKVYWFEKFLWFISSENYLVIAGRDQQQNEMIVKRYLRAGDVYVHADLHGATSCVIKNPSGDPIPPRTLTEAGTMAVCYSAAWDAKIITSAWWVHHHQVSKTAPTGEYLTTGSFMIRGKKNFLPPSYLIMGFGFLFKVDEQSVFRHRGERKVKTVEEDVNEVTSRTAELLEEEGEELIGDDSSNEDQGEEGAGGDGEMEKKIKKLAEGDDGVSEQLAAVPEEVNVEESSGEEEEMKNEESDDFSFPDTTISLSHLQPNRSVQNPGFKKEVTTQVEVDSQGKKHMTAKQRREEKKKKQKQEECDAEEKTEVSSGGSTVDQGSKGGGGSSQQPLKRGQRNKLKKIKEKYKDQDEEDRELMMQLLGSAGSTKDDKDKGKKGKKGKGKDEPVRKPASQKPPQKPRHTETAARTGGGDDPEGGQPGEEGGPAEQEEKEDDVDQDNPGAEEAENLLSSLTGQPHPEDVLLFAVPVCAPYTALSNYKHKVKLTPGSQKKGKAARTAVFSFMKAKEASTREKDLFRSVKDTDLSRNVPGKVKVSAPNLLAAKKK, from the exons ATGAAAACGAGATTCACCACGGTGGATATCAGGGCAGTCATTGCCGAGATAAATGCCAA CTACATTGGCATGAGAGTTAACAACGTGTATGACATCGACAACAGGACGTATCTCATCCGTCTGCAAAA GCCTGACAGCAAAGCTGTTCTCCTGGTTGAGTCTGGGACTCGTATTCACTCCACAGACTTCGAATGGCCCAAGAACATGATGCCTTCGGGCTTTGCAATGAAG TGTCGGAAACACCTGAAGTCTCGGCGGCTGACCCAGGTTAAGCAGCTCGGGATTGACAGGATTGTTGACATCCAGTTTGGCTCCGATGAGGCTGCCTACCACTTGATTGTTGAGCTGTATGACAGG GGTAACATCATTCTTGCAGACCATGAGTACACCATCCTGAATCTGCTGCGGTTTCGTACAGCAGAGGCGGAGGCAGAGGATGTAAAGATTGCTGTGAGAGAGCGGTACCCTGTGGAGAGCGCCCGACCCCCTGAGCCTCTCATCAGTTTAGAGCG ACTCACTGAAATCCTCAGCAAAGCATCGCATGGCGATCAAGTGAAAAGGGTCCTGAACCCTCACCTTC CTTATGGAGCCACTCTGATAGAACACAGTTTGATAGAGGCGGGACTGCCGGGCTCTGTCAAAGTTGACAGTCAAGTTGATGCTGCCCAAG TTGCTCCTAAAATCTTGGAAGCCATGCAGATTGCAGAAACATACatggaaaagacagagaacTTCAGTGGCAAA GGTTACATCATTCAAAAGAGTGAGAAGAAACCAAGCTTAACTCCTGGCAAACCCAGCGAAGAACTGCTTAC ATATGATGAATTCCACCCATTCCTCTTTGCCCAGCATGCAAAGAGCCCCTATGTGGAGTTTGATACTTTTGACAAG GCAGTGGATGAGTTCTTTTCTAAGATGGAGAGTCAGAAGATTGACATGAAGGCCTTGCAGCAGGAGAAACAGGCtctgaagaagctggagaatGTTAAGAGGGACCACGAGCAGAGACTGGAGGCATTGCACCAAGCACAG GAGGTGGACAGACTAAAGGGTGAACTGGTGGAGATGAACCTGCCTGTGGTAGAGAGGGCGCTGCAGGTGGTGCGCAGTGCACTGGCCAATCAGGTGGACTGGACTGAGATCGGCATCATCGTTAAAGAAGCACAAGCTGCCGGGGACCCTGTGGCCTGCGCCATCAaggagctgaagctgcagaccAACCACATCACCATGCTCTTAAA GAATCCCTATATTTCTGAAGAAGacctggaagaggaggagaaaaaagatgtggtagaggagaaaggaaagaaaaacaaaaataaagacaaaggaCAGACCAAGAAGCTGCAAAAGAACAAGCCCGTGTTAGTGGATGTGGATCTTGGCCTGTCGGCTTATGCCAATGCCAAAAA GTACTATGACTACAAACGCAGCGCTGAAAAGAAGGAACATAAAACCATTGAAGCAGCAGATAAG GCAATGAAGTCcgcagagaaaaaaacacagaaaacactaaaaGAGGTTCAGACTGTGACCACCATTCAGAAGGCCAGGAAAGTCTACTG GTTTGAGAAGTTCTTATGGTTCATCAGCTCAGAGAATTATCTGGTCATTGCAGGAAGGGATCAGCAGCAGAACGAGATGATCGTCAAACGCTACCTCCGGGCAG GTGACGTCTATGTTCATGCCGACCTCCACGGAGCGACTAGCTGTGTCATTAAAAACCCCTCAG GTGACCCCATCCCGCCTCGTACCCTGACTGAAGCTGGCACTATGGCTGTGTGCTACAGTGCTGCTTGGGATGCCAAGATCATCACCAGCGCTTGGTgggttcatcatcatcag gTGTCTAAGACAGCTCCCACTGGAGAGTACCTGACCACTGGAAGTTTTATGATCAGAG GAAAGAAGAACTTTCTGCCACCTTCTTACTTGATTATGGGTTTTGGATTTCTCTTCAAG GTCGATGAGCAGAGTGTGTTTCGTcacagaggggagagaaaggtgAAGACTGTGGAGGAAGACGTGAATGAGGTCACGTCCAGAACTGCTGAgctgttggaggaggagggggaggagctGATAG gtgatgaCAGCAGTAATGAAGACCAGGGtgaagaaggagcaggaggagatggagaaatggaaaagaagaTTAAAAAATTAGCTGAGGGGGACGATGGTGTGAGTgaacagctggctgctgttcCTGAGGAGGTCAACGTGGAGGAAAGCAGcggggaagaagaggagatgaagaacGAAGAGAGTGATGACTTCAGCTTTCCAGATACGaccatctccctctctcatttaCAGCCCAACAG GAGCGTCCAGAACCCTGGTTTCAAAAAGGAAGTGACCACTCAG GTGGAGGTGGACTCACAGGGGAAGAAACACATGACTGCCAAGCAGAGAAG agaggagaagaagaagaagcagaaacaggaagagtgCGACGCTGAGGAGAAGACGGAGGTTTCATCTGGTGGATCAACGGTTGATCAGGGATCCAAAGGTGGAGGAGGCTCCTCCCAGCAGCCACTGAAGAGAGGCCAAAGG AACAAATTAAAGAAGATCAAAGAGAAGTACAAGGACCAGGATGAAGAGGACAGGGAGCTGATGATGCAGCTGCTCGGG TCAGCTGGTTCCACCAAGGACGACAAGGATAAggggaagaaaggaaaaaaggggaagGGGAAAGACGAACCCGTCAGGAAACCAGCCTCTCAGAAACCACCCCAGAAACCTCGTCATACGGAGACCGCAGCGAGGACGGGCGGAGGGGACGATCCTGAGGGCGGACAacctggagaggagggagggccCGCTGAACAGGAGGAAAAG GAAGATGATGTGGACCAGGACAACCCCGGAGCAGAG GAAGCAGAGAACCTGCTCAGCTCTCTGACCGGCCAGCCTCATCCTGAAGATGTGCTGTTGTTTGCTGTGCCCGTCTGTGCTCCGTACACCGCCCTCTCCAACTACAA acACAAGGTGAAACTGACACCAGGTTCtcagaagaaaggaaaag CTGCACGCACTGCGGTTTTCAGCTTTATGAAAGCCAAAGAGGCTTCAACCAGAGAGAAAGACCTGTTCCGCAGTGTCAAG GATACTGATCTGTCCAGAAACGTGCCAGGCAAAGTTAAAGTGTCTGCTCCAAACCTGCTGGCTGCCAAGAAGAAGTGA